In Deinococcus sp. QL22, the following are encoded in one genomic region:
- a CDS encoding sensor histidine kinase: MTALLVLVQTWQLYGEARERIGERAMTTSRIVSRLPNIVSGAEAGVQNAALNLQVNEIRAQAEADFIVVGNRAGIRLAHPLPDRLGQPMEGGDNIEPFAGREIISVARGSLGVSVRGKVPVKNAAGVVVGVVSTGYLMPAAWHLVVGALISLAPWFVLALGLGTAGAMLVARRLRADILNLEPEQIAALVGQQRAVLAALREGVIAVDGQGRVTLVNDRAAEMLGPQTVRPQTVRPQSTPAPLADYWPELALLTRPVQQPLSRQQNLEVMLKGQPILVNIEPLGQSGADGGGFVAGFRDRAEAVALADELTHARGFVDVLRAQTHEYQNRLHVLSGLLQLGRPAEALRVLNAEIEQGAQFRQLLRDVQVPRLVALLAGKRERAQELGIDFQVAEGSNLSALWERHADTLVTAVGNLTENAFEALAGQPGTVTVLIGEDPEGAQVEVEDSGPGVAAGVAARLFTRGASSKGEGRGYGLAGVLGRVQALGGQIKHTRRGGHTVFQVSLPAPASTVLATSSPENSAPRRPA; encoded by the coding sequence ATGACTGCGCTGCTGGTGCTGGTGCAAACGTGGCAACTGTACGGCGAGGCCAGAGAACGCATAGGCGAACGGGCCATGACCACCAGCCGGATCGTGTCGCGCTTACCCAACATCGTGTCAGGTGCAGAAGCAGGCGTGCAAAACGCGGCCCTGAATCTTCAGGTGAACGAAATTCGCGCCCAGGCCGAGGCCGATTTTATCGTGGTGGGCAACCGCGCAGGCATCCGGCTGGCGCACCCGCTGCCTGACCGCTTGGGGCAACCGATGGAAGGCGGCGACAACATAGAACCGTTTGCAGGCCGTGAAATTATCAGCGTGGCGCGGGGCAGCCTCGGCGTCAGCGTACGCGGCAAAGTGCCAGTCAAAAATGCGGCGGGCGTGGTGGTGGGCGTCGTCAGCACGGGCTACCTGATGCCCGCCGCCTGGCACCTGGTGGTGGGGGCGCTGATCAGTTTGGCTCCGTGGTTCGTGCTGGCGCTGGGGCTGGGCACGGCGGGCGCGATGTTGGTAGCCCGGCGACTGCGGGCCGATATTCTGAATCTGGAACCCGAACAGATTGCCGCGCTGGTGGGCCAACAGCGGGCGGTGCTGGCCGCCCTGCGCGAAGGCGTGATTGCTGTAGACGGACAGGGCCGGGTGACGCTGGTCAATGACCGCGCCGCCGAGATGCTGGGGCCGCAGACGGTGAGGCCGCAGACAGTGAGGCCACAGTCGACGCCCGCGCCTCTGGCCGATTACTGGCCGGAATTGGCCCTCCTCACCCGCCCGGTGCAGCAGCCGTTGTCGCGCCAACAAAACCTGGAAGTGATGCTGAAGGGCCAACCCATTCTGGTCAACATAGAACCGCTAGGACAGTCTGGGGCTGATGGAGGTGGGTTCGTGGCAGGATTCAGGGACCGGGCCGAAGCGGTGGCCCTGGCTGACGAACTGACCCATGCACGCGGGTTTGTGGATGTGCTGCGTGCCCAAACACACGAGTACCAGAACCGCCTGCATGTGCTGTCAGGGCTGTTGCAACTGGGCCGCCCCGCCGAAGCCCTGCGTGTGCTGAACGCCGAAATCGAGCAGGGCGCGCAGTTCCGGCAACTGCTGAGGGATGTGCAGGTTCCCCGTTTGGTGGCGCTGCTGGCCGGAAAACGTGAGCGGGCGCAGGAACTCGGGATCGATTTTCAGGTGGCCGAGGGGAGCAATCTATCGGCCCTGTGGGAACGGCACGCCGATACGCTGGTGACAGCAGTGGGTAACCTGACCGAAAATGCGTTCGAGGCGCTGGCCGGGCAACCGGGAACCGTCACCGTGCTGATTGGCGAAGACCCGGAAGGCGCACAGGTGGAGGTGGAAGACAGCGGCCCCGGCGTGGCGGCGGGCGTGGCGGCCCGGCTCTTTACACGCGGCGCGAGCAGCAAGGGCGAGGGCCGGGGCTACGGGCTGGCAGGCGTGCTGGGGCGAGTGCAGGCGCTCGGCGGGCAAATCAAGCACACGCGGCGCGGCGGGCATACGGTGTTTCAGGTCAGCCTGCCTGCGCCGGCAAGCACTGTACTGGCCACCTCTTCTCCAGAAAATAGTGCGCCGAGGCGTCCGGCATGA
- a CDS encoding helix-turn-helix transcriptional regulator, giving the protein MDNRIRVLRAERQWTQADLAAALDVSRQTVNALETGRYDPSLPLAFRLARVFGRPIEEIFSDPEGVQEHA; this is encoded by the coding sequence ATGGACAACCGAATCAGGGTGCTGCGGGCCGAGCGCCAGTGGACTCAGGCCGACCTCGCCGCCGCGCTAGACGTGAGCCGCCAGACCGTGAACGCACTGGAAACGGGCCGTTACGACCCCAGCTTGCCGCTGGCCTTCCGCTTGGCACGGGTGTTTGGGCGGCCTATAGAGGAGATTTTCAGCGATCCAGAAGGAGTGCAGGAACATGCTTGA
- a CDS encoding inorganic diphosphatase yields the protein MSEPESWVGVVEWSAGTRERLIWRGEQQNGGRLEPYRTEALPAPVNYGCLPGTLNPADAAEVDAVWLGVLLAAGTQITARPAGLLHLADGDHKVIFGDVQGEAMALLAWFPASRGARLLGPEQAQAWLESLAAVPSNPGPSTPAR from the coding sequence GTGAGTGAGCCGGAGAGCTGGGTGGGCGTGGTGGAATGGAGCGCAGGCACCCGCGAACGCCTGATCTGGCGGGGTGAACAGCAAAACGGCGGAAGGCTGGAACCCTACCGCACCGAAGCCTTACCCGCCCCCGTCAATTACGGCTGCTTGCCGGGCACACTCAACCCCGCCGACGCTGCCGAAGTGGACGCCGTGTGGTTAGGGGTTCTTCTGGCGGCGGGCACACAGATCACGGCGCGGCCAGCGGGCCTGCTTCATCTGGCCGACGGCGACCATAAGGTTATTTTTGGCGATGTACAGGGCGAAGCTATGGCCCTGCTGGCGTGGTTTCCGGCCAGCCGGGGGGCAAGGTTGCTGGGGCCGGAGCAGGCTCAGGCGTGGCTAGAGTCGTTGGCGGCTGTACCTTCAAACCCTGGGCCTTCCACTCCTGCACGATAA
- a CDS encoding tripartite tricarboxylate transporter permease, translating into MDAITALFAGFETALTPINLLWALVGVTLGTLVGVLPGIGPALTVALLLPVTAKLPPVSAFIMFAGIYYGGMFGGSTTSILLNTPGESSSIITALEGNKMARKGRAAAALATAAIGSFVAGTIGTMLLTFAAPAIAEIAVQIRPEAKFSLIMLAFVTISATFGGSPLRGLISLFFGLCIGLVGTDLQSGQARFTLGRPELLDGIEFVTVVIGLFAIGETLFVASRLRKDKASVIKLEGNARMTREDWRRSWKPWLRGTALGFPFGAIPAGGAEIPTFLSYTLEKKLSKHPEEFGKGAIEGVAGPEAANNAAAAGVLVPLLTLGLPTSATAAILLAAFQQYGLQPGPLLFVTSPELVWGLIASLYIGNVMLLALNLPLAPVWAKLLLIPRPFLYAGILVFSTVGVYSLNNSVFDLFLLALFGIIGYGMRRFDFPITPAIIGVILGPTAESFFRTALQQSNGDYSTFVRQPLSAFILFIVALALIVPAVLKARKPSVVS; encoded by the coding sequence ATGGACGCCATCACCGCCCTGTTCGCCGGATTTGAAACAGCCCTGACGCCCATTAACCTGCTGTGGGCGCTGGTGGGTGTCACGCTGGGTACGCTGGTGGGCGTGCTGCCGGGCATCGGGCCAGCCCTGACGGTGGCGCTGCTGCTGCCCGTCACCGCCAAATTGCCCCCCGTCAGCGCCTTCATCATGTTCGCGGGCATCTATTACGGCGGCATGTTCGGCGGCTCTACCACCTCTATTTTGCTGAATACCCCCGGCGAATCCAGTTCTATCATTACCGCGCTGGAAGGCAATAAAATGGCCCGCAAAGGCCGCGCCGCCGCTGCTCTGGCGACTGCCGCTATCGGGTCGTTCGTGGCCGGAACCATCGGCACCATGCTGCTCACGTTTGCTGCACCTGCCATTGCCGAAATCGCTGTGCAGATTCGCCCCGAAGCCAAGTTTTCGCTGATCATGCTGGCGTTCGTGACCATCAGCGCCACCTTTGGCGGTAGCCCCCTGCGCGGCCTGATCAGCCTGTTTTTTGGCCTGTGCATCGGGCTGGTAGGCACCGACCTGCAAAGTGGGCAGGCCCGGTTCACGCTGGGCCGCCCCGAACTGCTGGACGGCATCGAGTTCGTCACGGTGGTTATCGGCCTGTTTGCCATCGGGGAAACGCTGTTTGTGGCCTCCCGCCTGCGCAAAGACAAGGCCAGCGTCATCAAGTTGGAGGGCAACGCCCGCATGACCCGCGAAGACTGGCGGCGCAGTTGGAAACCCTGGCTGCGCGGCACGGCGTTGGGCTTTCCCTTCGGCGCAATTCCAGCAGGCGGCGCAGAAATTCCTACCTTCCTGAGCTACACGCTGGAAAAGAAGCTGAGCAAGCACCCCGAAGAGTTCGGCAAGGGTGCAATTGAAGGCGTGGCTGGCCCCGAAGCCGCCAACAACGCCGCCGCTGCCGGAGTGCTGGTGCCGCTGCTGACGCTGGGGCTACCCACCAGCGCCACCGCCGCCATCTTGCTGGCCGCCTTTCAGCAGTACGGGCTTCAGCCGGGGCCGCTGCTGTTCGTGACCAGCCCGGAACTCGTCTGGGGCCTGATTGCCAGCCTGTACATCGGCAACGTGATGCTGCTGGCGCTGAACCTTCCCCTCGCGCCCGTGTGGGCCAAGCTACTGTTGATTCCGCGTCCGTTTCTGTATGCCGGAATCCTCGTGTTTTCGACGGTGGGCGTCTACAGCCTCAACAATAGTGTGTTTGATCTGTTCTTGCTGGCCCTGTTCGGCATCATCGGCTATGGCATGCGCCGCTTCGATTTCCCCATCACCCCTGCCATCATCGGCGTCATTCTGGGGCCAACCGCCGAAAGCTTTTTCCGCACGGCCCTGCAACAAAGCAACGGCGATTACAGCACCTTCGTTCGCCAGCCGCTCAGCGCGTTCATCCTGTTTATCGTTGCGCTGGCACTCATTGTTCCGGCGGTGTTGAAGGCGAGGAAGCCGTCAGTAGTGAGTTGA
- a CDS encoding ABC transporter permease: MVWRVAVRDLLATLRDRRTLIGTILIPLLLIPLFTLGLPQLLGQFVGGQQQERQKVGVVGTLPATLRAALERDEKAPDGSVLRAGVTLVAVTDPRAAVADGNVEAALRAPAALPTRAGDGTGTLEVYAKLTSLRAQTGAYDKVEDTIDAYNRTLTLERLTTLGLNADTLTPIRIKPVDASPPQQQRSGQLAFLIPLLMLNFILTGAMATALDATAGEKERGTLESLLVSPVRRGEVVAGKLLATTLTALTSACFSIIGFLASGVVATWLQRGQSASSAELSQAFGGQLSLGFGAAVALIGAAISAALLISAILIALSIYARSYKEAQTYVTPLSLAIVIPAVLLQFSDFLSTGPALYAIPLFGSMLAILDTVRGTVTAPNVLIAIAANLLGAFVLALVARRSFGREEVIFRN, encoded by the coding sequence ATGGTGTGGCGCGTGGCCGTGCGCGACTTGCTGGCTACCCTGCGAGACCGCCGCACGCTGATCGGTACGATCCTTATTCCGCTGCTGCTAATTCCGCTCTTTACGCTGGGGCTGCCGCAATTGCTGGGCCAATTTGTGGGCGGCCAACAACAGGAACGCCAGAAGGTGGGCGTAGTCGGGACATTGCCTGCAACCCTCCGTGCGGCCCTGGAGCGCGACGAAAAAGCCCCTGATGGCTCGGTTCTGCGGGCGGGCGTGACCCTCGTGGCCGTCACTGACCCCCGCGCCGCAGTGGCAGACGGCAATGTAGAAGCCGCGCTGCGTGCCCCTGCCGCCCTGCCTACCCGCGCTGGCGACGGCACAGGCACGCTGGAGGTCTACGCCAAACTGACCAGCTTGCGTGCCCAGACCGGGGCGTATGACAAAGTAGAAGACACCATCGACGCCTACAACCGCACGCTGACGCTGGAGCGCCTGACCACGCTGGGGCTGAACGCCGACACCCTCACGCCCATTCGGATTAAACCCGTAGATGCCAGCCCGCCCCAGCAGCAGCGCAGCGGCCAACTGGCCTTCCTGATTCCTTTGCTGATGTTGAACTTTATTCTGACAGGCGCGATGGCAACGGCGCTGGACGCCACTGCAGGCGAAAAGGAGCGCGGCACGCTGGAAAGTTTGCTGGTCTCCCCTGTGCGGCGCGGCGAGGTGGTGGCCGGAAAACTGCTGGCGACCACCCTGACGGCCCTGACCAGCGCGTGCTTCAGCATCATCGGATTCCTTGCCAGTGGCGTGGTCGCCACCTGGTTGCAGCGCGGGCAGTCGGCCAGCAGCGCGGAATTGTCGCAGGCGTTCGGGGGCCAACTCAGCCTCGGCTTCGGCGCGGCAGTGGCCCTGATCGGTGCAGCCATCAGCGCGGCCCTGCTCATCAGCGCCATCCTGATCGCCCTCAGCATCTACGCCCGCTCTTACAAGGAAGCGCAGACCTACGTCACGCCGCTCAGCCTCGCCATTGTGATTCCCGCCGTGCTGCTGCAATTCAGCGACTTTCTGAGCACCGGGCCAGCCCTGTATGCCATTCCGCTGTTCGGCTCCATGCTCGCCATTCTGGACACGGTGCGCGGCACAGTCACTGCCCCA
- a CDS encoding tripartite tricarboxylate transporter TctB family protein: MPDPVPPPISLSPSRRPISVPDLLIALGVVVLGLLMLIGTNQIAASGMNTVVGPRVFPLIVSIGTLGLGVLLTVGALRGHRAEPATEEDTDPNVPVNLASPGLILGGFLLGTLLLQPLGFVFGTAIMYFTVAYAFGERRYGLMAGVALIVALITYLLFTRGLGLTLPPGLLKGVI; encoded by the coding sequence ATGCCCGATCCCGTGCCACCCCCTATTTCTCTCTCTCCCTCCCGCCGCCCCATCAGCGTGCCCGACCTGCTGATTGCCCTCGGCGTGGTGGTGCTGGGCCTGCTGATGCTGATCGGCACCAACCAGATTGCCGCTTCAGGCATGAATACGGTGGTGGGGCCGAGAGTCTTCCCGTTGATCGTCAGTATCGGCACGCTGGGTCTGGGCGTGCTGCTGACTGTTGGGGCCTTGCGGGGCCACCGCGCCGAACCTGCCACCGAGGAAGACACCGACCCCAATGTGCCCGTGAATCTGGCGTCTCCAGGCCTTATTCTGGGCGGGTTCCTGCTGGGCACGCTGCTGCTGCAACCGCTGGGTTTCGTGTTTGGCACGGCCATCATGTATTTCACGGTGGCTTACGCCTTCGGTGAGCGGCGGTACGGCCTGATGGCGGGCGTGGCACTCATCGTCGCGCTCATCACCTACTTGCTGTTCACGCGTGGGCTGGGCCTGACCCTGCCCCCCGGCCTCCTCAAGGGTGTGATCTGA
- a CDS encoding response regulator: MSTRVRVLLVEDDLRVARVNRDLLERDPDVHVVGSAATCAQGDALAQALAPDLILLDIHLPDGSGLGLLRHWRTQGRTTDVALITAADDEFSVRTALAHGAFDYLIKPFTGARLAELVARHRARHTPSTPNAAPRLDQASLDRLLGISASAAEALPRGIDPHTLERVYLSLDDMGRPTSAEEIGDRVALSRVTAWRYLEHLVRVGRAQLDHQYGLAGRPAKLYRARGEQAAESGES; this comes from the coding sequence ATGAGTACACGGGTGCGGGTGCTGCTGGTAGAAGACGATTTGCGGGTGGCCCGCGTGAACCGGGATTTGCTGGAACGCGACCCCGACGTGCATGTGGTGGGGAGCGCGGCCACCTGTGCCCAGGGCGACGCGCTGGCACAGGCTCTGGCCCCCGATCTGATTTTGCTGGACATTCATTTGCCTGATGGCAGCGGTTTGGGCCTGCTGAGGCACTGGCGCACGCAGGGCCGCACCACCGATGTGGCCCTGATTACTGCTGCCGACGATGAATTCAGCGTTCGCACGGCGCTGGCACACGGGGCCTTCGATTACCTGATCAAGCCGTTTACGGGCGCGAGGTTGGCCGAATTGGTGGCCCGTCACCGCGCCCGCCATACGCCCAGCACTCCCAATGCCGCACCCCGGCTGGATCAGGCCAGCCTAGACCGCTTGCTGGGCATCAGTGCCAGCGCCGCCGAAGCTTTGCCACGCGGCATCGACCCGCATACGCTGGAGCGGGTGTATCTGTCGCTCGACGATATGGGCCGCCCGACGAGTGCCGAAGAGATTGGCGACCGCGTGGCCCTGAGCCGGGTAACTGCCTGGCGCTACCTGGAACATCTGGTGCGGGTGGGCCGCGCCCAGTTGGATCATCAGTACGGGTTGGCGGGGCGGCCTGCCAAGCTGTACCGGGCGCGGGGTGAGCAGGCGGCTGAGTCGGGCGAGAGTTGA
- a CDS encoding ATP-binding cassette domain-containing protein, translated as MLEIQNLTKTYGKHTALSEVTLSAHDGEVFGLLGPNGAGKTTLLRLLATLLTPTSGTATVAGHDVQRDPEAVRRVVGVVNGGMGLPARLTGREVLRSFAGFYGMSRSQTDTRIADLDARLELGRTLDVRAGEYSTGMRQKVVIARAVIHDPAVLILDEASSGLDIFARRTLLDFVAATRAPGRLTVYSTHVMSEAEEVCDRMAILHEGKLVTVDTLQGILSRTGERNLERAFFALLRGTPRGEAAHVV; from the coding sequence ATGCTTGAAATTCAGAATCTCACCAAGACATACGGAAAACACACAGCACTCTCGGAGGTGACTCTTTCTGCCCATGACGGCGAAGTGTTTGGGCTGCTGGGGCCGAACGGCGCGGGCAAAACGACGCTGCTGCGGCTGCTGGCGACCCTTCTGACACCCACTTCCGGCACGGCAACCGTGGCAGGCCATGACGTGCAGCGCGACCCGGAAGCAGTGCGGCGCGTGGTGGGCGTGGTCAACGGCGGCATGGGCCTGCCTGCCCGCCTGACCGGGCGCGAGGTGCTGCGTTCCTTTGCTGGGTTTTACGGTATGAGCCGCAGCCAGACCGATACGCGCATTGCCGACCTTGATGCGCGGCTGGAACTGGGCCGCACGCTGGATGTCCGGGCGGGCGAATACAGCACCGGAATGCGTCAAAAAGTCGTGATTGCCCGCGCCGTCATTCACGATCCCGCCGTGCTGATCCTCGATGAAGCGTCCAGCGGCCTCGATATTTTTGCGCGGCGTACTCTGCTTGATTTTGTGGCCGCCACCCGCGCTCCAGGCCGCCTGACGGTGTATTCCACTCACGTGATGAGCGAGGCCGAGGAGGTCTGTGACCGCATGGCGATTTTGCATGAAGGAAAACTGGTCACGGTAGACACCCTGCAAGGCATCCTGAGCCGCACCGGGGAACGCAATCTGGAACGGGCTTTTTTTGCGCTGCTGCGCGGCACACCCAGAGGAGAGGCCGCCCATGTCGTCTAA